A portion of the Burkholderia pseudomultivorans genome contains these proteins:
- a CDS encoding phosphoribosyl-ATP diphosphatase: MTQSTEDTLLRLAAVIDSRKGGDPEQSYVSRLFHKGDDAVLKKIGEEATEVVLAAKDVRQGGAPSALVGEVADLWFHCLVMLSHFDLSPADVIAELERREGLSGIEEKAMRKRREREENGG; the protein is encoded by the coding sequence ATGACGCAATCGACCGAAGACACGCTGCTGCGCCTCGCGGCCGTGATCGATAGCCGCAAGGGCGGCGATCCCGAGCAATCGTACGTGTCGCGCCTGTTCCACAAGGGCGACGACGCGGTGCTGAAGAAGATCGGCGAAGAGGCGACCGAAGTCGTGCTGGCCGCGAAGGACGTGCGCCAGGGCGGCGCGCCGTCCGCGCTGGTGGGCGAGGTGGCCGACCTGTGGTTCCACTGCCTCGTGATGCTGTCGCACTTCGACCTGAGCCCGGCCGACGTGATCGCCGAACTCGAGCGGCGCGAAGGGCTGTCGGGCATCGAGGAGAAGGCGATGCGCAAGCGCCGCGAGCGCGAGGAAAACGGCGGCTGA
- a CDS encoding DUF4870 family protein — protein sequence MTDTPGGYPPPSVPGDTDAGRLSGLRTLTHVLYALYALHWFSGGITSVIAVIVNYVKRDDAAGTPYAAHFEWQIRTFWRTLIAYAIGVALILTVIGIVVSPTILLPVVLGGMVMFVTSLWTLYRIIKGWLYLYDNKALDPRAWF from the coding sequence ATGACCGATACACCGGGCGGGTATCCGCCGCCGTCGGTACCGGGCGACACGGATGCCGGACGCCTGAGCGGATTGCGCACGCTGACTCACGTGCTGTACGCCCTTTATGCGCTGCACTGGTTTTCGGGCGGCATCACGAGCGTGATCGCGGTGATCGTCAACTACGTGAAGCGCGACGACGCGGCCGGCACGCCGTACGCCGCGCATTTCGAGTGGCAGATCCGCACGTTCTGGCGCACGCTGATCGCTTACGCGATCGGGGTGGCGCTGATCCTGACGGTGATCGGGATCGTCGTGAGCCCGACGATCCTGCTGCCGGTGGTCCTCGGCGGCATGGTGATGTTTGTCACCAGCCTCTGGACGCTGTACCGTATCATCAAGGGCTGGCTGTATCTGTACGACAACAAGGCGCTCGATCCGCGGGCATGGTTCTGA
- the tatA gene encoding Sec-independent protein translocase subunit TatA — protein MGGLSIWHWLIVLLIVALVFGTKKLRNIGNDLGSAVKGFKDGMKDGDAPADAQQLPRSGTVDVNAKETTRSDSNKA, from the coding sequence ATGGGTGGATTGAGCATTTGGCACTGGCTGATCGTGCTGCTGATCGTCGCGCTGGTTTTCGGCACGAAGAAGCTGCGCAACATCGGCAACGATCTGGGCAGTGCCGTGAAGGGTTTCAAGGACGGCATGAAGGACGGCGATGCGCCGGCGGACGCGCAGCAGCTGCCGCGTTCGGGCACGGTCGACGTCAACGCGAAGGAAACGACGCGTTCCGATTCGAACAAGGCGTAA
- the petA gene encoding ubiquinol-cytochrome c reductase iron-sulfur subunit has protein sequence MRDKEEKRVDSGRRTWLIATSVAGGVGGVATVIPFAASLAPSAKAKAAGAPVEVDISGLKPGEMVTVPWRGKPVWILNRTDDMLADVVKADKEVADPTTKSPYSMPLPAYCANEYRSRADRKNILVVMAVCTHLGCTPSQRFTPGPQPNLPDDWPGGFLCPCHGSTYDLAGRVFKNKPAPQNLDIPPYMFTSATTLVIGKDEKGEA, from the coding sequence ATGCGAGACAAGGAAGAGAAACGCGTCGACAGCGGCCGCCGTACCTGGCTGATTGCGACATCCGTAGCAGGTGGCGTAGGAGGCGTCGCCACCGTCATACCTTTCGCGGCGTCGCTCGCGCCGTCCGCGAAAGCCAAAGCGGCCGGTGCGCCGGTGGAGGTCGACATCAGCGGCCTGAAGCCCGGCGAGATGGTCACCGTGCCGTGGCGCGGCAAGCCGGTGTGGATCCTGAACCGCACCGACGACATGCTGGCCGATGTGGTCAAGGCCGACAAGGAAGTGGCCGACCCGACCACGAAGTCCCCGTATTCGATGCCGCTGCCCGCGTATTGCGCGAACGAATATCGTTCGCGCGCAGATCGCAAGAACATCCTCGTCGTGATGGCCGTGTGCACGCACCTCGGCTGCACGCCAAGCCAGCGCTTCACGCCGGGTCCGCAGCCGAACCTGCCGGACGACTGGCCGGGCGGTTTCCTGTGCCCGTGCCACGGTTCGACCTACGACCTTGCCGGCCGCGTGTTCAAGAACAAGCCGGCGCCCCAGAATCTCGACATCCCGCCCTACATGTTCACGTCGGCGACGACCCTCGTGATCGGCAAGGACGAGAAAGGAGAAGCGTGA
- the tatB gene encoding Sec-independent protein translocase protein TatB: MLDLGLSKMALIGVVALVVLGPERLPRVARTAGALFGRAQRYINDVKAEVSREIELDALRTMKTDFEAAARNVETTIHDNLREHEKDLNDAWQSTVGGLHDAAGTSGAAGTSDSGSPAAPAWRGSSIALTPKRRNWRVKQAATPVWYKRATTRRTHVQSGAARVARHQPASLRRPTRFF; encoded by the coding sequence ATGCTGGATCTCGGTCTTTCGAAGATGGCGCTGATCGGCGTCGTCGCGCTCGTGGTGCTCGGCCCCGAGCGCCTGCCGCGCGTCGCGCGCACGGCAGGCGCGCTGTTCGGCCGCGCGCAGCGGTATATCAACGACGTGAAGGCCGAGGTCTCGCGCGAAATCGAACTCGATGCGCTGCGCACGATGAAGACCGATTTCGAGGCGGCCGCGCGCAATGTCGAGACGACGATTCACGACAACCTGCGCGAGCATGAGAAGGACCTGAACGACGCGTGGCAGTCGACGGTCGGCGGTCTGCATGATGCGGCCGGCACGTCGGGCGCGGCCGGCACGTCCGATTCCGGTTCGCCCGCTGCGCCGGCGTGGCGCGGCAGCAGCATCGCGCTGACGCCGAAGCGTCGCAACTGGCGCGTCAAGCAGGCGGCGACGCCGGTCTGGTACAAGCGCGCCACCACTCGCCGCACGCACGTGCAGTCGGGTGCGGCGCGCGTCGCGCGCCATCAGCCGGCCAGTCTGCGCCGGCCGACGCGCTTCTTCTGA
- the hisI gene encoding phosphoribosyl-AMP cyclohydrolase, with translation MKSETQSVPAWLDKVRWDDNGLVPVIAQEAATNDVLMFAWMNREALAKTIETQRAVYYSRSRKRLWFKGEESGHVQHVHEVRLDCDEDVVLLKVEQVSGIACHTGRHSCFFQKFEGTVENGDWVAVEPVLKDPEHIYK, from the coding sequence ATGAAGAGCGAAACGCAATCCGTGCCCGCGTGGCTCGACAAGGTCCGCTGGGACGACAACGGCCTCGTGCCGGTGATCGCGCAGGAAGCGGCGACGAACGACGTGCTGATGTTCGCGTGGATGAACCGCGAGGCGCTGGCGAAGACGATCGAGACGCAGCGCGCGGTCTATTATTCGCGCTCGCGCAAGCGCCTGTGGTTCAAGGGCGAGGAGTCCGGCCACGTGCAGCACGTGCACGAGGTGCGGCTCGACTGCGACGAGGATGTCGTGCTGCTGAAGGTCGAGCAGGTGTCGGGCATCGCATGCCACACCGGCCGGCATTCGTGCTTCTTCCAGAAATTCGAAGGCACCGTGGAGAACGGCGACTGGGTCGCGGTCGAGCCGGTGCTGAAAGACCCCGAACACATCTACAAATGA
- a CDS encoding cytochrome b has protein sequence MMADNKEVSTTGLTGWIDQRFPLTTTWKKHVSEYYAPKNFNFWYFFGSLALLVLVNQIVTGIFLTMNYKPDSTLAFASVEYIMREVPWGWLIRYMHSTGASMFFVVVYLHMFRGLLYGSYRKPRELVWIFGCAIFLCLMAEAFFGYLLPWGQMSFWGAQVIVNLFSAIPFVGPDLSLWIRGDYVVSDVTLNRFFAFHVIAIPLVLVGLVIAHLVALHEVGSNNPDGIEIKAKKDANGVPLDGIPFHPYYSVHDFLGVCVFLIVFAVIVFFAPEMGGYFLEANNFVPANPLQTPPEIAPVWYFTAFYAMLRATTDPFKIVLMIVIALLGVLALIRARGKWKIGLPVLAAAIVVFMYLTESKFWGVVVMGSAVITLFFLPWLDRSPVKSIRYRPLFHKVFLGIFVAAFLTLAFLGTRPPSPAATLIAQGCALIYFAFFLGMPVWTPLGTFKQPPERVRFKPH, from the coding sequence GTGATGGCCGACAACAAGGAAGTCTCCACGACAGGTCTCACCGGCTGGATCGACCAGCGCTTCCCGCTCACGACTACCTGGAAGAAGCACGTTTCCGAGTACTACGCGCCGAAGAACTTCAACTTCTGGTACTTCTTCGGCTCGCTCGCGCTGCTGGTGCTCGTCAACCAGATCGTCACCGGCATCTTCCTGACGATGAACTACAAGCCCGACTCGACGCTCGCGTTCGCGTCGGTCGAGTACATCATGCGCGAAGTGCCGTGGGGCTGGCTGATCCGCTACATGCACTCGACGGGCGCGTCGATGTTCTTCGTCGTCGTGTATCTGCACATGTTCCGCGGGCTGCTGTACGGCTCGTACCGCAAGCCGCGCGAGCTCGTGTGGATCTTCGGCTGCGCGATCTTCCTGTGCCTGATGGCCGAGGCGTTCTTCGGCTACCTGCTGCCGTGGGGCCAGATGTCGTTCTGGGGTGCGCAGGTGATCGTCAACCTGTTCTCGGCGATCCCGTTCGTCGGCCCGGACCTGTCGCTGTGGATTCGCGGCGACTACGTGGTGTCCGACGTCACGCTGAACCGCTTCTTCGCCTTCCACGTGATCGCGATTCCGCTCGTGCTGGTCGGCCTCGTGATCGCGCACCTCGTCGCACTGCACGAGGTGGGGTCGAACAACCCGGACGGCATCGAGATCAAGGCGAAGAAGGACGCCAACGGCGTGCCGCTCGACGGCATCCCGTTCCATCCGTACTACTCGGTGCACGACTTCCTCGGCGTCTGCGTGTTCCTGATCGTGTTCGCGGTGATCGTGTTCTTCGCGCCGGAGATGGGCGGCTACTTCCTGGAGGCGAACAACTTCGTGCCGGCGAACCCGCTGCAGACGCCGCCCGAGATCGCGCCGGTGTGGTACTTCACCGCGTTCTACGCGATGCTGCGCGCGACCACCGACCCGTTCAAGATCGTGCTGATGATCGTGATCGCGCTGCTCGGCGTGCTTGCGCTGATCCGTGCGCGCGGCAAGTGGAAGATCGGACTGCCGGTGCTGGCCGCCGCGATCGTCGTGTTCATGTACCTGACGGAATCGAAGTTCTGGGGCGTCGTGGTGATGGGCTCGGCGGTGATCACGCTGTTCTTCCTGCCCTGGCTCGACCGCAGCCCGGTGAAGTCGATCCGCTATCGGCCGCTGTTCCACAAGGTGTTCCTCGGCATCTTCGTCGCTGCGTTCCTGACCCTCGCGTTCCTCGGCACGCGGCCGCCATCGCCGGCCGCGACGCTGATCGCGCAGGGCTGCGCGCTGATCTACTTCGCGTTTTTCCTCGGCATGCCGGTCTGGACGCCGCTTGGCACGTTCAAGCAGCCGCCGGAACGGGTGCGCTTCAAGCCCCATTAA
- the hisF gene encoding imidazole glycerol phosphate synthase subunit HisF, with translation MALAKRIIPCLDVTAGRVVKGVNFVELRDAGDPVEIARRYDEQGADELTFLDITATSDQRDLILPIIEAVASQVFIPLTVGGGVRAVEDVRRLLNAGADKVSMNSSAVANPQLVRDAADKYGSQCIVVAIDAKRVSADGETPRWEVFTHGGRKNTGLDAIEWARRMAELGAGEILLTSMDRDGTKSGFDLALTRGVSDAVPVPVIASGGVGSLQHLADGIKDGRADAVLAASIFHYGEHTVGEAKRFMADQGIPVRL, from the coding sequence ATGGCTCTAGCTAAACGCATCATCCCCTGCCTGGACGTGACTGCCGGGCGTGTCGTCAAGGGCGTCAACTTCGTCGAGCTGCGCGACGCGGGCGACCCCGTCGAGATCGCCCGCCGCTACGACGAGCAGGGCGCCGACGAACTGACGTTCCTCGACATCACCGCCACCTCCGACCAGCGCGACCTGATCCTGCCGATCATCGAGGCGGTGGCATCGCAGGTGTTCATCCCGCTGACGGTCGGCGGCGGCGTGCGCGCCGTCGAGGACGTGCGGCGCCTGCTGAACGCGGGCGCGGACAAGGTCAGCATGAATTCGTCGGCGGTCGCCAACCCGCAGCTCGTGCGCGATGCGGCCGACAAGTACGGCTCGCAGTGCATCGTCGTCGCGATCGACGCGAAGCGCGTGTCGGCCGACGGCGAGACGCCGCGCTGGGAAGTGTTCACGCACGGCGGCCGCAAGAACACGGGCCTCGACGCGATCGAATGGGCGCGCCGCATGGCCGAGCTCGGCGCCGGCGAGATCCTGCTGACCAGCATGGACCGCGACGGCACGAAGTCGGGCTTCGACCTCGCGCTCACGCGCGGCGTGTCGGACGCGGTGCCGGTGCCGGTGATCGCATCGGGCGGCGTCGGCTCGCTGCAGCATCTGGCCGACGGCATCAAGGACGGCCGCGCGGATGCCGTGCTCGCGGCGAGCATTTTCCACTATGGCGAACACACGGTCGGCGAGGCGAAGCGCTTCATGGCCGACCAGGGCATCCCGGTGAGGCTGTGA
- a CDS encoding Nif3-like dinuclear metal center hexameric protein — MDRIELELYLNNTLETARFKDYCPNGLQVEGRRKIDRIATGVTASAAFLEAALEWGADAVLVHHGYFWRNEAPQITGRKYQRLKLLLANDLNLFAFHLPLDAHPEFGNNAQLGEKLGLIGEQRFGEGDLGWMATLPMPVTLEHFVAKVERTLGRTPLVLGDPDLQLRRIAWCTGAAQSYFDAAIDAGADVFLTGEVSEYVTHTAAESGVAFVAAGHHATERYGIQALGAHLSEQFDLEHLFIDIHNPV; from the coding sequence ATGGATCGGATCGAACTTGAATTGTACTTGAACAATACCCTTGAAACCGCGCGCTTCAAGGACTATTGCCCGAACGGCCTGCAGGTCGAAGGGCGTCGCAAGATCGACCGGATCGCGACCGGCGTGACGGCCTCGGCCGCGTTTCTCGAAGCCGCGCTCGAATGGGGCGCGGATGCGGTGCTGGTCCATCACGGCTATTTCTGGCGCAACGAAGCGCCGCAGATCACCGGCCGCAAGTACCAGCGCCTGAAGCTGCTGCTCGCGAACGACCTGAACCTGTTCGCATTCCATCTGCCGCTCGACGCGCATCCCGAATTCGGCAACAACGCGCAGCTCGGCGAGAAGCTCGGCCTGATCGGCGAGCAGCGTTTCGGCGAAGGCGACCTCGGCTGGATGGCGACGCTGCCGATGCCGGTCACGCTCGAACACTTCGTCGCGAAGGTCGAGCGCACGCTCGGCCGCACGCCGCTCGTGCTCGGCGATCCCGATCTGCAGCTGCGCCGCATCGCGTGGTGCACGGGCGCTGCGCAGAGCTATTTCGACGCGGCGATCGATGCGGGCGCGGACGTGTTCCTGACCGGCGAGGTGTCCGAATACGTGACGCATACGGCTGCCGAGAGCGGCGTCGCGTTCGTTGCGGCGGGGCACCATGCGACCGAGCGGTACGGAATCCAGGCGCTCGGCGCCCATTTGTCCGAGCAATTCGATCTCGAACACCTTTTTATCGACATTCACAACCCCGTGTGA
- a CDS encoding histidine triad nucleotide-binding protein gives MSHDPNCLFCKIAAGEIPSTKVHEDDEFVAFRDIRPAADTHVLVIPRRHLPTLSAASADDAPMLGRMMVLVARLADQLGVAYTGGETGFRTVINTGPGGGQEVYHLHAHILAGPRPWQRMG, from the coding sequence ATGAGTCACGATCCGAATTGCCTGTTCTGCAAGATCGCGGCAGGCGAGATCCCGAGCACGAAAGTGCACGAGGACGACGAATTCGTCGCGTTCCGCGACATCCGCCCGGCGGCCGACACGCACGTGCTCGTGATTCCGCGCCGGCACCTGCCGACGCTGTCGGCGGCGAGCGCGGACGACGCGCCGATGCTCGGCCGGATGATGGTGCTCGTCGCGCGCCTGGCCGACCAGCTCGGCGTCGCGTATACGGGCGGCGAAACGGGTTTCCGCACGGTGATCAATACGGGCCCGGGCGGCGGGCAGGAGGTGTACCACCTGCACGCGCATATCCTGGCCGGTCCGCGCCCGTGGCAGCGGATGGGTTGA
- a CDS encoding cytochrome c1 → MKKLLSMLALIGATACALLAAPVASAEGNFPLDRAPDNTENLVSLQHGAQLFVNYCLNCHSANLMRYNRLTDLGISQKEIEKNLLFTTDKVGNTMSVAMRPEDAKNWLGTSPPDLSVEERARGRDWLYTYLRSFYRDDTRPTGWNNAVFENVGMPHVLWQLQGQRTAKFEEKTDEETGEKVRTLVGFQQVTPGTLSAVDYDAAVADLVAYMTWMSEPAQQTRKRLGVWVLIFLGVLTFLAWRLNAAYWKDIK, encoded by the coding sequence ATGAAGAAACTGCTTTCGATGCTCGCGCTGATCGGGGCGACCGCGTGTGCGCTGCTGGCTGCGCCGGTGGCGTCGGCGGAGGGCAATTTTCCGCTCGACCGGGCGCCCGATAACACGGAAAATCTCGTTTCGCTTCAGCACGGCGCGCAATTGTTTGTAAACTATTGCCTGAACTGCCACAGCGCGAACCTGATGCGCTACAACCGTCTGACGGATCTGGGCATATCCCAGAAGGAGATCGAAAAGAATCTCCTGTTCACGACCGACAAGGTCGGCAACACGATGTCCGTCGCGATGCGGCCCGAAGACGCGAAGAACTGGCTTGGCACGTCGCCGCCCGACCTGTCGGTCGAAGAGCGGGCGCGCGGCCGCGACTGGCTGTATACGTATCTGCGCAGCTTCTATCGCGACGATACGCGGCCGACCGGCTGGAACAACGCGGTGTTCGAGAACGTCGGCATGCCCCATGTACTGTGGCAGCTGCAGGGGCAGCGCACCGCCAAATTCGAAGAAAAGACGGACGAGGAGACGGGCGAGAAGGTCCGTACGCTCGTCGGCTTCCAGCAGGTCACGCCGGGGACGCTGTCCGCGGTGGATTATGATGCTGCCGTTGCCGACCTGGTGGCGTACATGACATGGATGTCCGAGCCGGCCCAGCAGACCCGCAAACGCCTCGGCGTATGGGTGCTGATCTTTCTCGGCGTCCTGACTTTCCTGGCCTGGCGGCTGAATGCCGCGTACTGGAAAGATATCAAGTAA
- a CDS encoding Do family serine endopeptidase gives MLRRFWLFFAQAVTVLLALMFIVVTLKPQWLQRQGQLGKQLATPIVALREVAPGIGGAPATTSYADAAQKAMPAVVNVFSSKDGSLPPDPRAKDPLFRYFFGDRNTRKQQDEPAANLGSGVIVSPEGYILTNQHVVDGADQIEVALADGRTATAKVIGSDPETDLAVLKINMTNLPTITLGRSDQSRVGDVVLAIGNPFGVGQTVTMGIISALGRNHLGINTFENFIQTDAPINPGNSGGALVDVNGNLLGINTAIYSRSGGSLGIGFAIPVSTARTVLESIITSGSVTRGWIGVEPQDVTPEIAESFGLQQKSGAIVAGVLQGGPADKAGIKPGDILVTVNGEEITDTTKLLNTVAQIKPGTPTKVHVVRKGKEFDVNVVIGKRPPPPKQALDDQDSDSE, from the coding sequence ATGCTTAGACGCTTCTGGCTGTTCTTCGCGCAGGCAGTCACGGTGCTGCTCGCGCTGATGTTCATTGTCGTCACGCTCAAGCCGCAGTGGCTGCAACGGCAGGGACAGCTCGGCAAGCAGCTCGCGACGCCGATCGTTGCGCTGCGCGAAGTCGCGCCCGGCATCGGCGGCGCGCCGGCGACCACGTCGTACGCCGACGCCGCGCAGAAGGCGATGCCGGCCGTCGTCAACGTGTTCTCCAGCAAGGACGGCTCGCTGCCGCCCGACCCGCGCGCGAAGGATCCGCTGTTCCGCTACTTCTTCGGCGACCGCAACACCCGCAAGCAGCAGGACGAGCCCGCGGCCAACCTCGGCTCGGGCGTTATCGTGAGCCCGGAAGGTTACATTCTAACGAACCAGCACGTCGTGGACGGCGCCGACCAGATCGAAGTCGCGCTCGCCGACGGCCGCACGGCCACCGCGAAGGTGATCGGCAGCGATCCGGAAACCGATCTGGCCGTGCTGAAGATCAACATGACGAACCTGCCGACGATCACGCTCGGCCGCTCCGACCAGTCGCGCGTCGGCGACGTCGTGCTCGCGATCGGCAACCCGTTCGGCGTCGGCCAGACGGTCACGATGGGGATCATCAGCGCGCTCGGCCGCAACCACCTCGGCATCAACACGTTCGAGAACTTCATCCAGACCGACGCGCCGATCAACCCCGGCAACTCGGGCGGCGCGCTCGTCGACGTGAACGGCAACCTGCTCGGCATCAACACGGCGATCTACTCGCGCTCGGGCGGCTCGCTCGGCATCGGCTTCGCGATTCCCGTATCGACCGCCCGCACGGTGCTCGAAAGCATCATCACGTCGGGCTCGGTCACGCGCGGCTGGATCGGCGTCGAGCCGCAGGACGTCACGCCGGAAATCGCCGAGTCGTTCGGGCTTCAGCAGAAGTCGGGGGCGATCGTCGCGGGCGTGCTGCAGGGCGGCCCGGCCGACAAGGCCGGCATCAAGCCGGGCGACATCCTGGTCACGGTCAACGGCGAGGAGATCACCGACACGACCAAGCTGCTGAACACCGTCGCGCAGATCAAGCCGGGCACGCCGACCAAGGTGCACGTGGTGCGCAAGGGCAAGGAATTCGACGTGAACGTCGTGATCGGCAAGCGCCCGCCGCCGCCGAAGCAGGCGCTCGACGACCAGGACAGCGACAGCGAGTGA
- the tatC gene encoding twin-arginine translocase subunit TatC, with product MSDPQQNPGEGPEETFISHLVELRDRIIRAGLSVIVVFLGLVYWAPDIFRLLARPLMENLPKGGKMIVTDVTGSFFVPMKVTMLVALVIALPVVLYQIWAFVAPGLYQHEKRLVAPLVGSSYVLFLCGMAFAYFLVFPTIFRVMAHYNAPLGAEMSTDIDNYLSFVLGMFIAFGVTFEVPIVVVLLVRMGVLTVKKLKEIRPYVIVGAFVVAAVVTPPDVFSQLMLALPLVVLYEAGIVAARFFVPKPTEEADAQKDGAAG from the coding sequence GTGAGCGACCCCCAGCAGAATCCGGGCGAAGGTCCGGAAGAAACCTTCATTTCCCATCTCGTCGAGCTTCGCGACCGCATCATCCGCGCGGGGCTGTCCGTGATCGTCGTGTTCCTCGGGCTCGTCTACTGGGCGCCCGACATCTTCCGGCTGCTCGCGCGGCCGCTGATGGAGAACCTGCCGAAGGGCGGCAAGATGATCGTGACCGACGTCACGGGCTCGTTCTTCGTGCCGATGAAGGTCACGATGCTCGTCGCGCTCGTGATCGCGCTGCCGGTCGTGCTGTACCAGATCTGGGCGTTCGTCGCGCCCGGCTTGTACCAGCACGAGAAGCGGCTCGTCGCGCCGCTCGTCGGCAGCAGCTACGTGCTGTTCCTGTGCGGGATGGCGTTCGCGTACTTCCTCGTGTTCCCGACGATCTTCCGCGTGATGGCGCACTACAACGCACCGCTCGGCGCGGAGATGTCGACCGACATCGACAATTACCTGAGCTTCGTGCTCGGGATGTTCATCGCGTTCGGCGTCACCTTCGAGGTGCCGATCGTCGTCGTGCTGCTGGTGCGGATGGGCGTGCTGACGGTGAAGAAGCTGAAGGAGATCCGCCCGTACGTGATCGTCGGCGCGTTCGTGGTCGCGGCGGTCGTCACGCCGCCGGACGTGTTCTCGCAACTGATGCTCGCGCTGCCGCTCGTCGTGCTGTACGAGGCCGGAATCGTGGCCGCGCGCTTCTTCGTGCCGAAGCCGACCGAAGAGGCCGACGCGCAGAAGGACGGCGCCGCAGGGTGA